A genomic segment from Desulfurobacterium pacificum encodes:
- the proC gene encoding pyrroline-5-carboxylate reductase, whose amino-acid sequence MNVRIGFIGGGNMAEAFISGFVNGELILPSKIHVSDVNKERLEYLKNTYGINVHETNVSVVLNSDIVFLSVKPQVMKAVLEEIKEALTPAQVVVSMAAGYPIKKIEETLGDDKKIVRIMPNILVKIRKGVIALTHNYRLLDEELSTVKEILSDCGEVVEVEEKLFDAVTAISGSGPAFIFLTIEALADGGVKAGLPREAALKLVTATIVGSAEMVRNGEHPEVLKDKVTSPAGTTIAGLSALEERGTRYSFIKAVEEAFKRSKEISELIEKL is encoded by the coding sequence ATGAACGTTAGAATCGGATTTATCGGCGGCGGAAATATGGCAGAAGCATTCATAAGCGGCTTCGTAAACGGCGAATTGATACTGCCAAGCAAAATCCACGTTTCCGACGTTAACAAAGAAAGGCTTGAATACCTTAAAAACACTTACGGAATTAACGTTCACGAAACAAACGTATCTGTCGTTCTAAACAGCGATATAGTCTTTCTATCAGTAAAGCCTCAAGTGATGAAAGCGGTTTTGGAAGAGATAAAGGAAGCCTTAACGCCAGCACAGGTAGTAGTTTCTATGGCAGCAGGTTATCCGATAAAGAAGATAGAGGAAACTTTAGGAGACGACAAAAAAATCGTCCGCATAATGCCAAACATACTGGTAAAGATAAGGAAAGGAGTAATCGCTCTAACTCACAACTACCGTTTGTTAGACGAGGAATTAAGCACTGTTAAAGAAATTCTTTCTGACTGCGGAGAAGTCGTTGAGGTTGAGGAAAAACTCTTTGACGCCGTTACTGCAATTTCAGGCAGCGGACCAGCGTTCATATTTCTAACCATAGAAGCGTTAGCCGACGGCGGCGTAAAGGCAGGACTACCAAGAGAAGCAGCTCTCAAGTTAGTAACGGCAACAATTGTAGGTTCTGCAGAAATGGTGAGAAACGGCGAACACCCTGAAGTTTTAAAGGATAAAGTCACATCACCTGCAGGAACAACAATAGCAGGACTGTCAGCTTTAGAAGAAAGAGGTACGCGTTACTCTTTCATAAAAGCGGTAGAGGAAGCATTCAAACGTTCAAAAGAGATATCTGAGTTGATAGAGAAGTTATAG
- a CDS encoding molybdopterin-dependent oxidoreductase gives MRRRDFLKVAGFSVLLLSPIKIAKGKETEKFYPVLIYDKNRCIGCKACMAACQLEHELNETPEVNLFFIRDAEIKDTFPRLEFNRENACKHCREHFCVSACSYGAIRVEKGGVVSIDENLCVGCGNCAIACPYGAITLVNGKAKKCDLCAERVIKKGDVPRCAAVCPSGALVFGNLLKPEGALKELLESSPELRRKLSFFHSVSVSLPVKENVYGMPETKKDSGRVVNTVCLACNARCGLRVTVDKGKLRRVDGNPYHPYNRCGREIPYETPVRKSFNYSASTCAKPQMDNDYLYNPYRITQPLKRIGKRGEGKFKPISWEQLIKEVSEGGYLFKEIGDNRYYPGIKDVLSDELINESAPELGTVRNQLVWFIGRSQAGRSHFIKRWLYNSVGTVNYISHTDICGIGFRMGNYAFSDGKEVEFKADYWNSKYMLIFGSNLYSAQQPGVNTSGGIIARRVNAGELKVVIVDPRAPKAVAHAHRWLPIKPTKDGALAMGMIRVMLENGWFDREFLSIPSLKVAKEYGRNVYTNATHLVIAEGERIGEFLRINGKPAVYDSVKGKVVPYASAEKGELEWEGEVNGFKVKTAFRLMKDSVFEYQLSFYADESGIPESVIKEVAKEFWEYAPYSVAFAYHGGGNYVGGTYASYAIAMLNALVGNVCRKGGYLGKGKGAANWQRGLYDLKDFNGKLKPKGVKISREKFAYEKTSEFKKHGYPSKLPWFPFTKGGLSVAAISGIDQQYPYPIKVLIAYFSDFIYSMPGGMRFIETLKNQDKVPLFISIDTTINETNIYADYIVPDVTYLEGHYGFLTPHAPGGYFTAVRTPAVEPLVGKTKEGNPYSMETFIIDVSRYLNLPGYGDNAIPGKNGKFYPLKKAEDYYLRGIANLAFNAGVEDASEKELEEVEKNYPVAKHKDVLSGKEWRKVCTVLLKGGVFKSDRVLFDENGNFESKVKEICVWNEKLGTSTDSLTGKKLWGTLKYVRATDYRGNRVDKPQSEFRFNLISYKSALHTQSRTICYRQALVYEPDFSLKIHPTDAAALNLRDGDRVRVTSSSNRKGFITTVKVTELVRPGVVAYSHHFGHWQHGASAFFVENGREVLLGGNKVVGEDGWIVPDERRKVGIPVNALTYLDSEFYNLPLLETFSGIPDFSSTRVKIEKV, from the coding sequence TTGAGAAGGCGGGATTTTTTGAAGGTTGCTGGATTTTCCGTTCTCCTTCTGTCGCCAATTAAGATAGCTAAGGGTAAAGAAACTGAGAAGTTTTATCCTGTTTTGATTTACGATAAAAATAGATGTATAGGCTGTAAAGCCTGTATGGCTGCCTGTCAGCTGGAACACGAATTGAACGAAACTCCTGAAGTCAATCTCTTCTTCATCAGAGATGCGGAAATCAAAGATACATTTCCGAGACTTGAGTTTAACAGAGAAAATGCCTGCAAGCATTGTAGGGAGCACTTCTGCGTTTCTGCCTGCAGTTACGGTGCAATTAGGGTGGAAAAAGGTGGTGTTGTATCAATAGATGAAAATCTCTGCGTTGGTTGCGGTAATTGTGCTATAGCTTGTCCTTACGGTGCAATAACTTTAGTGAACGGAAAGGCAAAAAAGTGTGACCTGTGCGCTGAAAGGGTTATTAAAAAAGGTGACGTTCCAAGGTGTGCTGCCGTTTGTCCGTCTGGTGCTTTAGTATTTGGAAACCTGTTGAAACCGGAAGGAGCTTTAAAGGAACTTTTAGAATCTTCCCCTGAGCTTCGTAGAAAGCTTTCTTTCTTCCATTCTGTTAGCGTTTCTCTTCCTGTTAAAGAGAACGTTTACGGTATGCCAGAAACAAAAAAAGATAGTGGAAGAGTTGTTAATACCGTTTGTCTTGCCTGCAATGCAAGATGCGGTTTAAGAGTAACGGTAGATAAGGGTAAACTCAGAAGAGTAGATGGTAATCCATACCATCCTTACAATCGTTGTGGAAGGGAAATTCCTTATGAAACGCCTGTTAGGAAGAGTTTTAACTATTCTGCTTCAACCTGTGCCAAGCCGCAGATGGATAACGATTATCTATATAACCCTTACAGGATAACTCAGCCGCTTAAAAGGATAGGTAAACGCGGCGAAGGGAAGTTTAAACCGATAAGTTGGGAACAGTTGATAAAAGAGGTAAGTGAGGGAGGATACCTGTTTAAAGAGATTGGTGATAACCGATACTATCCGGGGATAAAAGACGTTCTATCTGACGAGCTTATAAATGAGAGCGCACCTGAATTAGGAACAGTAAGAAACCAATTGGTATGGTTTATCGGTCGTTCACAGGCGGGGAGAAGTCATTTTATAAAAAGGTGGCTTTACAACTCGGTTGGAACTGTAAATTACATATCTCATACGGATATATGCGGTATCGGCTTTAGAATGGGCAACTACGCCTTTTCTGACGGTAAGGAAGTGGAGTTTAAAGCTGATTACTGGAACTCAAAATATATGTTGATATTTGGTTCAAACCTTTACTCAGCTCAGCAGCCGGGTGTAAACACGTCTGGTGGGATAATAGCACGGCGGGTGAATGCGGGAGAGCTTAAGGTCGTTATCGTTGACCCGAGAGCGCCTAAAGCAGTTGCTCACGCTCACAGGTGGCTTCCTATTAAGCCTACTAAAGACGGCGCTTTGGCTATGGGAATGATAAGAGTAATGCTTGAGAATGGCTGGTTTGATAGAGAATTTCTTTCTATTCCTTCTTTAAAAGTTGCTAAAGAGTATGGAAGGAACGTTTACACTAACGCTACGCATCTCGTTATAGCTGAAGGAGAAAGAATAGGTGAATTTCTGAGAATTAATGGTAAGCCTGCTGTTTACGATAGTGTAAAGGGGAAAGTTGTTCCTTATGCATCTGCAGAAAAAGGAGAGCTTGAGTGGGAAGGTGAAGTTAACGGTTTTAAGGTTAAGACTGCGTTTAGGCTTATGAAGGACAGCGTTTTTGAGTATCAACTTTCTTTCTATGCAGATGAATCGGGAATACCGGAAAGCGTTATAAAGGAAGTTGCAAAAGAGTTCTGGGAGTATGCACCTTATTCAGTGGCGTTTGCCTATCACGGAGGCGGTAACTATGTTGGTGGAACTTACGCAAGTTACGCCATAGCTATGCTTAACGCATTAGTGGGTAACGTTTGCAGAAAGGGAGGGTATTTAGGAAAAGGAAAAGGGGCTGCTAACTGGCAGAGAGGACTTTACGACCTTAAAGATTTTAACGGGAAGCTGAAGCCTAAAGGCGTTAAGATTTCAAGGGAGAAGTTTGCTTACGAGAAGACTTCTGAGTTTAAAAAACACGGTTATCCTTCAAAACTTCCGTGGTTTCCGTTTACCAAAGGTGGACTTTCTGTGGCAGCTATTTCCGGGATAGACCAGCAGTATCCCTACCCCATAAAAGTTCTGATTGCTTATTTTTCGGATTTTATTTACAGCATGCCGGGAGGGATGCGCTTTATTGAAACACTGAAAAACCAAGATAAGGTTCCTCTGTTTATTTCTATTGATACCACAATAAATGAAACGAACATTTATGCAGATTACATAGTTCCTGATGTTACTTATCTTGAAGGACACTACGGATTTTTGACGCCGCACGCACCTGGTGGTTATTTCACTGCCGTAAGAACGCCAGCAGTTGAACCGTTAGTGGGGAAGACGAAAGAGGGGAATCCTTACTCTATGGAAACGTTTATTATAGATGTGTCTCGTTATTTGAACCTGCCGGGATACGGTGATAACGCCATTCCGGGTAAGAACGGTAAGTTCTACCCTCTTAAAAAAGCCGAGGATTATTACTTGAGAGGTATAGCTAATCTTGCCTTTAATGCCGGCGTAGAAGATGCTTCAGAAAAAGAGTTAGAAGAAGTGGAAAAGAATTATCCCGTTGCCAAGCACAAGGACGTTTTAAGTGGAAAGGAATGGCGAAAAGTATGCACCGTCCTTTTGAAAGGAGGCGTTTTTAAATCTGACAGGGTTTTGTTTGATGAGAACGGTAATTTTGAGTCTAAGGTTAAAGAGATATGTGTGTGGAACGAGAAGCTGGGGACTTCAACCGATTCTCTAACGGGAAAGAAATTGTGGGGAACTCTTAAATACGTAAGGGCTACAGACTACCGTGGTAATCGTGTTGATAAACCTCAGAGCGAGTTCCGATTTAACCTTATCTCTTACAAATCTGCCCTTCACACTCAATCAAGAACTATCTGTTACAGACAGGCACTTGTCTATGAGCCTGACTTTTCCTTAAAAATCCACCCCACCGACGCCGCTGCTCTCAACCTCAGAGATGGTGATAGGGTAAGGGTAACTTCATCTTCAAATAGAAAGGGGTTTATAACCACCGTTAAAGTTACGGAACTTGTGAGACCTGGAGTTGTAGCCTATTCCCACCACTTTGGGCACTGGCAGCACGGTGCATCTGCCTTTTTTGTTGAAAACGGAAGGGAGGTTCTTTTAGGGGGTAACAAGGTAGTTGGAGAGGATGGCTGGATAGTTCCAGATGAAAGAAGAAAAGTAGGAATTCCCGTAAATGCTTTAACCTACCTTGATTCTGAGTTCTACAACCTGCCGCTTCTTGAAACGTTCAGCGGTATTCCCGACTTCAGCAGCACAAGAGTTAAGATTGAGAAAGTTTAG
- a CDS encoding glycosyltransferase family 9 protein, producing MKILIIRFSSLGDVILTSSVFSPLKEVGIEVDLLTLKPWGEIFKNDNRLSRVIEVGKEEVKTLKGLKRLAEKLNKNQYDYIFDLHNTLRSRALSFYLKAKVFRYKKSSLLRRLMLVFKPFKSKWLFVPELYAKPFRKIGIEIKNPRPYILLSRQEISKISHLIPPKPFIAIAPGAKWEGKRYPVKNFIEISKLLNKKGFNVAVIGGKEDYPLGKEISENSTAVNLCGKLTLRESLTVISQAKGVISNDSAVVHMARAVKTPVAVIFGPTHPAFGFAPAPDEGIVITKNLPCSPCSLHGKTKCKERKCFDINPKKVVENFLKISE from the coding sequence ATGAAGATTTTAATAATTAGGTTCTCATCGTTAGGTGATGTAATACTTACTTCCTCTGTATTCTCACCTCTAAAAGAAGTCGGTATTGAGGTTGATTTACTTACGCTGAAACCGTGGGGAGAAATCTTTAAAAACGATAATAGGCTATCAAGAGTCATAGAAGTCGGAAAAGAAGAAGTTAAAACTCTTAAAGGTTTAAAAAGGTTAGCTGAAAAATTAAACAAAAATCAGTATGACTACATATTTGACCTTCACAACACCTTGAGAAGCAGAGCGCTATCTTTTTATCTAAAAGCCAAAGTTTTCCGATATAAAAAATCCTCCCTCCTGCGTCGCCTCATGCTCGTATTCAAACCTTTCAAATCAAAATGGTTATTCGTTCCTGAGCTTTACGCAAAACCCTTCAGAAAAATCGGTATAGAGATAAAAAATCCCCGCCCCTACATCCTCCTATCCCGGCAGGAAATATCAAAAATTTCCCATTTAATCCCTCCAAAACCCTTCATAGCCATTGCACCTGGAGCAAAGTGGGAAGGGAAAAGATATCCTGTAAAAAATTTCATAGAAATCAGCAAGCTCTTAAATAAAAAAGGATTCAACGTAGCCGTAATCGGCGGCAAAGAAGACTACCCGTTAGGTAAGGAAATCTCTGAAAACAGCACTGCTGTCAACTTGTGCGGAAAACTAACCTTAAGAGAAAGCCTCACCGTTATCTCACAGGCAAAAGGTGTAATATCAAACGATTCAGCCGTAGTTCACATGGCAAGAGCAGTCAAAACGCCTGTAGCAGTAATCTTCGGTCCCACCCACCCCGCTTTCGGATTCGCACCAGCTCCAGACGAAGGAATCGTAATAACGAAAAACCTTCCCTGTTCCCCCTGTTCCCTTCACGGCAAAACAAAGTGCAAAGAAAGAAAGTGCTTTGACATAAACCCCAAAAAAGTAGTAGAAAATTTCTTGAAAATTTCAGAATAA
- a CDS encoding rubredoxin, whose translation MEITHKLWKCTVCGYVYNVDEGDEENMIPPGTPFEALPVDWVCPICGATKDKFEPVDE comes from the coding sequence ATGGAGATAACTCACAAGCTCTGGAAATGCACTGTTTGTGGATACGTTTATAACGTTGACGAAGGAGATGAAGAAAATATGATTCCCCCCGGAACGCCCTTTGAAGCGCTGCCTGTTGACTGGGTATGTCCAATATGTGGAGCAACAAAGGATAAATTTGAGCCGGTTGACGAATGA
- a CDS encoding UPF0280 family protein, protein MLKKPKPEKRFYRKWEKRKGFKSFEIVSGESDIFISVPEKHYSEELKKTLLNRLITLREQILSFSNKHREFLTSLTPVKIPPLSPAIINYMAKSAKEIGVGPMAGVAGAINFYLSETLKERGIDEFFIENGGDTYFSSKSPVTVGIITGSPNIDGKIGIKLAPGTWSVCSSSSKIGHSLSLGRTQLVTVVAKDPAIADCAATFLANSKSVEEVQERFKKIKDKITGFLSFIDNKFAFYGLELTAVKTR, encoded by the coding sequence ATGCTAAAGAAACCGAAACCGGAAAAGCGCTTCTACAGAAAATGGGAAAAACGTAAAGGCTTTAAATCTTTTGAAATAGTCTCAGGCGAAAGTGATATATTCATTTCTGTTCCGGAAAAACACTACTCAGAAGAACTTAAAAAGACACTACTAAACAGACTTATAACTCTCAGAGAGCAGATACTCTCGTTTTCAAATAAACACAGAGAATTCCTCACCTCTCTTACCCCTGTAAAAATCCCCCCCCTCTCACCAGCCATAATCAACTACATGGCAAAAAGCGCGAAAGAGATAGGCGTAGGACCTATGGCAGGAGTGGCAGGTGCAATAAATTTTTACCTCTCAGAAACGCTGAAAGAGAGGGGAATTGACGAATTTTTCATAGAAAACGGCGGAGACACCTATTTCTCATCAAAATCGCCGGTAACGGTAGGAATAATTACAGGAAGTCCGAACATTGACGGCAAAATAGGCATTAAACTCGCGCCAGGAACCTGGAGCGTGTGCAGCTCTTCAAGCAAGATAGGTCATTCTTTAAGTCTTGGAAGAACACAGTTAGTCACGGTTGTAGCGAAAGACCCTGCTATTGCGGACTGCGCCGCAACGTTTTTGGCAAACAGCAAAAGCGTAGAGGAAGTTCAGGAACGCTTCAAAAAGATAAAAGATAAAATCACCGGCTTCCTGTCGTTCATAGACAACAAGTTCGCCTTCTACGGACTGGAACTAACTGCGGTTAAAACTCGTTAA